A single region of the Halorussus gelatinilyticus genome encodes:
- the mobA gene encoding molybdenum cofactor guanylyltransferase produces the protein MNESLPDVETDDPTGVVLAGGYSRRFGDRDKALARLGGRPLLARVVGRLGDVADRVVVSCRSDQRAAFDDALAVDDGVSVTVEFVADPVPDRGPLYGFRAALGAVETETCALTACDAPFLDPRLVADLAARLESTANAPDAPDAAAVLADERLVPTQAVYRTGPARAAAEELLDAGVTRLSALLDRLDALAVPAEEVAGDAERSLFDVDTPADREAAVRMLRELAEAEASDAGRRETSVPR, from the coding sequence GTGAACGAGTCACTGCCGGACGTCGAGACCGACGACCCGACGGGCGTCGTCCTCGCGGGCGGCTACTCCCGGCGGTTCGGCGACCGCGACAAGGCGCTGGCCCGACTCGGCGGGCGACCGCTCCTCGCGCGCGTCGTCGGCCGCCTCGGAGACGTCGCCGACCGCGTGGTGGTCAGCTGCCGGAGCGACCAGCGCGCGGCGTTCGACGACGCGCTGGCGGTGGACGACGGGGTTTCGGTCACCGTCGAGTTCGTCGCCGACCCGGTGCCCGACAGGGGACCCCTCTACGGTTTCCGTGCCGCGCTCGGCGCGGTCGAGACCGAGACCTGCGCGCTGACGGCCTGCGACGCGCCGTTCCTCGACCCCCGACTGGTCGCGGATCTCGCCGCGCGACTCGAATCCACCGCGAACGCCCCGGACGCTCCGGACGCGGCCGCGGTGCTGGCCGACGAGCGCCTCGTCCCGACGCAGGCGGTCTACCGGACCGGCCCGGCGAGAGCCGCCGCCGAGGAACTGCTCGACGCCGGCGTGACCCGACTCTCGGCGCTTCTCGACCGCCTCGACGCGCTGGCGGTCCCGGCCGAGGAGGTCGCCGGGGACGCCGAGCGGAGCCTGTTCGACGTGGACACGCCCGCCGATCGCGAGGCGGCGGTCCGGATGCTCCGGGAACTCGCGGAAGCCGAGGCGAGCGATGCGGGCCGGCGGGAGACGTCGGTACCGCGATGA